The following are encoded in a window of Actinomycetota bacterium genomic DNA:
- a CDS encoding ATP-dependent DNA helicase, translated as MNKGPGGEAVAALAALVAGLPGGEERPEQAEMCRAVAEALAAGHHLAVEAGTGVGKSLAYLVAAVLSGRRVVVATARKPLQDQLINKDIPVVAAALGGVDAAVLKGRSNYLCLAKLAEATGGDQGQLIADRRRPVLDQLADWALTPGAGDMGAAPVEVGPGLMGLVTVGPRECPGAASCDRGEECLAEKALARAREAQLVVTNIDLYCLDTAIGGALLGDHDAVVFDEAHELENVASRTFGLELGRRRFAWLAGQLRGLMVAGSEEPARLERVGDSVAAALAPATGQRLDVTEPSVAGALAAADEVLSAVTSLLRKLPSGAGSGSGGGGPSGGGGEPGAGGRRDGRRDRCLQAASSLLEDLRRARAPQAGDVVYVPEGPEPVLTVAPVDVGPVLAQRVYRRRTAILTSATLSVGGDVDPVAHRLGLRPALLAGERVGGDESGEGPDDPDGPGDRGADDPDGELDGGGGGPGEGGRAVVGLRLGSPFDYRANALLYCPVHLPDPRQMPRSFDAAALDELASLMEAAGGRTLGLFTSHRMLRLASESFKDRFPWAVHVQDGPPSPGLIERFRDDETSCLLATMGYWQGMDVPGRSLTLVVIDRLPFPSPRDPLLEARRQAAQNEQRVPFEAVDLPLAATLLAQGAGRLVRTATDRGVVAVLDRRLAKARYKAALLRSLPPMRRSIDGAEVRAYLAQLAAGEI; from the coding sequence GTGAACAAGGGCCCAGGTGGCGAGGCGGTGGCGGCACTGGCTGCCCTCGTGGCCGGCCTGCCCGGCGGCGAGGAACGGCCCGAGCAGGCCGAGATGTGCCGGGCCGTGGCCGAGGCCCTGGCCGCCGGCCACCACCTGGCCGTGGAGGCGGGCACCGGTGTGGGCAAGTCGCTGGCCTACCTGGTGGCGGCCGTCCTGTCGGGCCGGCGGGTGGTGGTCGCCACCGCCCGCAAGCCCCTGCAGGACCAGCTCATCAACAAGGACATCCCGGTGGTGGCCGCCGCCCTGGGCGGGGTGGACGCGGCCGTGCTCAAGGGACGGTCGAACTACCTGTGCCTGGCCAAGCTGGCCGAGGCCACCGGTGGCGACCAGGGCCAGCTCATCGCCGACCGCCGCCGGCCCGTCCTCGACCAACTGGCCGACTGGGCCCTCACCCCGGGGGCGGGCGACATGGGGGCCGCGCCCGTCGAGGTGGGCCCCGGCCTCATGGGCCTCGTGACGGTGGGCCCCCGCGAGTGCCCGGGGGCGGCGTCCTGCGACCGCGGGGAGGAGTGCCTGGCCGAGAAGGCCCTGGCCCGGGCGCGTGAGGCCCAGCTCGTCGTCACCAACATCGACCTCTACTGCCTGGACACGGCCATCGGCGGGGCTCTTCTCGGTGATCACGACGCCGTCGTGTTCGACGAGGCCCACGAACTGGAGAACGTGGCCAGCCGGACGTTCGGCCTCGAACTCGGACGCCGCCGCTTCGCCTGGCTGGCCGGCCAGCTCCGGGGCCTGATGGTGGCGGGTTCGGAGGAACCGGCCCGCCTCGAACGGGTGGGCGACAGCGTGGCTGCGGCGCTGGCTCCCGCGACCGGCCAGCGCCTCGACGTGACTGAGCCGTCGGTCGCCGGGGCCCTGGCCGCGGCCGACGAGGTGCTCTCGGCGGTGACCTCGCTCCTGCGCAAGCTACCGTCGGGCGCGGGCTCGGGCTCGGGCGGGGGCGGCCCGTCGGGCGGGGGCGGGGAGCCGGGCGCCGGGGGGCGGCGGGACGGGCGGAGGGACCGGTGCCTGCAGGCGGCCTCCAGCCTGCTGGAGGACCTACGCCGGGCTCGTGCCCCCCAAGCCGGTGACGTCGTCTACGTCCCCGAGGGGCCCGAACCCGTCCTTACCGTGGCCCCCGTCGACGTCGGCCCGGTGCTGGCCCAGCGCGTGTACCGGCGCCGGACCGCCATCCTCACCAGTGCCACCCTGAGCGTCGGGGGCGATGTCGACCCCGTCGCCCATCGCCTCGGCCTACGCCCCGCCCTCCTGGCCGGCGAACGCGTAGGCGGGGACGAGAGCGGCGAGGGCCCCGATGACCCTGACGGCCCCGGCGACCGTGGGGCCGACGACCCCGACGGCGAGCTCGACGGCGGTGGCGGCGGGCCGGGGGAGGGGGGCCGGGCGGTGGTGGGGCTGCGGTTGGGGAGCCCGTTCGACTACCGGGCCAACGCCTTGCTCTACTGCCCCGTGCACCTGCCCGATCCCCGCCAGATGCCCAGGTCTTTCGACGCCGCCGCCCTCGACGAGCTGGCCTCATTGATGGAGGCGGCCGGCGGGCGGACGCTCGGTCTGTTCACCAGCCACCGCATGCTGCGCCTGGCCAGCGAGAGCTTCAAGGACAGGTTCCCGTGGGCTGTGCATGTGCAGGACGGGCCACCCAGCCCGGGGCTGATTGAACGGTTCCGAGACGACGAGACATCCTGCCTGCTGGCCACGATGGGCTACTGGCAGGGCATGGACGTACCCGGCCGGTCGCTGACCCTGGTGGTCATCGACCGCCTCCCGTTCCCATCCCCCCGGGACCCCCTTCTCGAGGCCCGCCGCCAAGCCGCCCAGAACGAGCAACGGGTGCCGTTCGAGGCCGTCGACCTCCCTCTAGCCGCCACCTTGTTGGCCCAAGGAGCCGGAAGGCTGGTGCGCACGGCCACCGACCGAGGTGTCGTGGCGGTGCTCGACCGCCGGTTGGCCAAGGCGCGCTACAAGGCGGCCCTGCTCCGGTCACTGCCCCCCATGCGTCGCTCGATCGACGGCGCCGAAGTCCGGGCCTACCTCGCCCAACTGGCAGCCGGGGAGATATAG
- a CDS encoding sugar ABC transporter permease — MLCAPAVAVMLAVTAYPLAYSVWLSMQRYDLRVPDARGFVGLRNYVTVLSSELWWQDLLTTVIITVVTVSLELVVGMGLALFMHRAIFGRRTVRTSILIPYGIITVVAAFAWQYAFTPDLGFVNTWLNTDRAWLTERGTSFLVITLTEVWKTTPFMSLLLLAGLAIVPEELQEAAKVDGASAWQRFYKVTLPTMKGAVLVALLFRTLDAFRIFDTVFIQTRGANDTETVSMLGFNQLINRVNLGVGSAVSVLLFLAVIAIAFLFVKGFRADLGQVRGDK, encoded by the coding sequence ATGCTGTGCGCTCCGGCGGTGGCGGTGATGCTGGCCGTCACGGCCTACCCGCTGGCCTACTCGGTGTGGCTGTCGATGCAGCGCTACGACCTGCGGGTGCCCGACGCCCGGGGGTTCGTGGGGCTACGCAACTACGTCACCGTCCTCAGCTCGGAGCTGTGGTGGCAGGACCTGCTGACCACGGTGATCATCACGGTCGTCACCGTCAGCCTCGAGCTGGTGGTGGGCATGGGACTGGCCCTGTTCATGCACCGGGCCATCTTCGGGCGCCGGACGGTACGCACCTCGATCCTCATCCCCTACGGGATCATCACCGTGGTCGCCGCCTTCGCCTGGCAGTACGCCTTCACCCCCGACCTCGGGTTCGTCAACACCTGGCTGAACACCGACCGGGCGTGGCTGACCGAGCGGGGGACGTCGTTCCTCGTCATCACCCTGACCGAGGTGTGGAAGACCACCCCGTTCATGTCGCTTCTCCTGCTGGCCGGGCTGGCCATCGTGCCCGAGGAGCTTCAGGAGGCGGCCAAGGTGGACGGGGCGTCGGCCTGGCAGCGGTTCTACAAGGTGACGCTGCCGACCATGAAGGGGGCCGTGCTGGTGGCCCTGCTGTTCCGCACGCTCGACGCCTTCCGCATCTTCGACACCGTGTTCATCCAGACCCGGGGGGCCAACGACACCGAGACCGTCTCGATGCTCGGCTTCAACCAGCTCATCAACCGGGTGAACCTGGGCGTGGGTTCGGCGGTGTCGGTGCTGCTGTTCCTGGCGGTGATCGCCATCGCCTTCCTGTTCGTCAAGGGGTTCAGAGCCGACCTCGGCCAGGTGAGAGGGGACAAGTGA
- a CDS encoding ABC transporter substrate-binding protein: MAACGRGEGGGANVVNWYVFKEPSGAYDEAAADCSRRSGGRYEIRIQALPTSADTQREQLVRRLAAKDRSVDIVGMDVIWTGEFAEAGWIQPFPADRAAEISRGVLAGPLQTGTYKGRLYAAPSTSNTQLLWYRTDRVSTPPRTWDEMIDTAVSLGRQTGEPNYVAVQGNRYEGYTVWFNALLESAGGTVLGEGTGPVPPVSLEQGPTSTALGVISKLARSPAADPSLSTSTEDTTRLAFQAGRATFMVNYPFVYPSAQRDAPEVFANMGWARYPAVVAGQPSRPPLGGINLGVGAFSRKSDLAFDAVECLISEQHQVNAAVKGGLPPTLDAAYDRPEMREAYPFGDMIRESLRDAAPRPVAAAYNDVSLAVQRTLHPPRSVDPERTARALRDLVDRAVKGEALL, encoded by the coding sequence TTGGCCGCGTGCGGGCGGGGCGAGGGCGGGGGGGCCAACGTCGTCAACTGGTACGTGTTCAAGGAGCCCAGCGGGGCCTACGACGAGGCCGCGGCCGACTGCTCACGGCGGTCGGGCGGCCGCTACGAGATCCGCATCCAGGCCCTGCCCACCAGCGCCGACACCCAGCGCGAGCAACTGGTGCGGCGGCTGGCGGCCAAGGACCGTTCGGTCGACATCGTGGGCATGGACGTGATCTGGACCGGCGAGTTCGCGGAGGCGGGGTGGATCCAGCCTTTCCCCGCCGACCGGGCGGCGGAGATCTCCCGGGGCGTGCTGGCCGGCCCGCTGCAGACGGGGACCTACAAGGGCCGTCTCTACGCCGCCCCTTCGACCAGCAACACCCAACTGCTCTGGTACCGCACCGACCGGGTGAGCACGCCCCCCCGGACGTGGGACGAGATGATCGACACGGCCGTGTCCCTGGGCCGCCAGACGGGGGAGCCCAACTACGTCGCCGTCCAGGGCAACCGCTACGAGGGCTACACCGTGTGGTTCAACGCCTTGCTGGAATCGGCCGGTGGCACAGTGCTGGGTGAGGGCACGGGCCCCGTGCCGCCTGTCTCGCTCGAACAGGGCCCCACCTCGACGGCCCTGGGTGTGATCTCCAAGCTGGCCCGGTCCCCGGCTGCCGACCCGTCGTTGTCGACCAGCACCGAGGACACCACCCGGCTGGCGTTCCAGGCGGGGCGGGCCACGTTCATGGTGAACTACCCGTTCGTCTACCCCAGCGCCCAGCGCGACGCCCCCGAGGTGTTCGCCAACATGGGCTGGGCCCGTTACCCGGCGGTGGTGGCCGGCCAGCCCAGCCGGCCCCCGCTGGGGGGCATCAACCTGGGGGTGGGGGCGTTCTCCCGCAAGTCCGACCTGGCCTTCGACGCCGTGGAGTGCCTGATCAGCGAGCAACACCAGGTGAACGCGGCGGTCAAGGGCGGGCTGCCCCCCACCCTCGACGCCGCCTACGACCGGCCCGAGATGCGTGAGGCCTACCCGTTCGGCGACATGATCCGCGAGTCGCTGCGTGACGCCGCCCCCCGGCCCGTGGCCGCTGCCTACAACGACGTGTCCCTGGCCGTCCAGCGCACGCTCCACCCGCCTCGCAGCGTCGACCCCGAACGCACCGCCCGCGCCCTGCGAGACCTGGTCGACCGGGCCGTCAAGGGCGAGGCCCTCCTGTGA